Genomic window (Salinibacterium sp. M195):
GCATCCTCACTGAAGGTGTCACCCCGATCATCTCCAACGGTGTCGTTATCGACGTCGAAGTTCTCTTTGAAGAACTGGATGCTCTGATCGCCCGTGGCGTCGACGTCTCCAAGCTGCTGATCAGCGCCAACGCGCACATCATCACCAACTACCACCGCACCCTCGACAAGGTGACGGAACGCTTCCTCGGCAAGCGCCAGATCGGTACGACCGGTCGCGGAATTGGTCCGGCGTATGCCGACAAGATCAACCGCGTCGGCATCCGAGTTCAAGACCTCTTTGACGAGAACATTCTTCGTCAAAAGGTTGAGGGCGCTCTTGACCAGAAGAACCACCTGCTCGTGAAGGTCTACAACCGTCGCGCGATCGAGGTTGAAGAGATCGTCACCGAGCTGCTCAGCTACGCCGACCGTCTGCGCCCCATGGTCGCCGACACCGGGCTGCTGCTGAACCAGGCCCTCGACAATGGCGAAGTTGTGCTCTTCGAGGGTGGCCAGGCCACGATGCTGGATGTCGACCACGGTACGTACCCGTTCGTCACGTCATCCAACTCCACTTCCGGTGGCGCGGCTACCGGTTCGGGCGTTGCCCCCAACCGCCTCGAGCGCATCATTGGAATCGTCAAGGCCTACACAACGCGTGTTGGTGCTGGCCCGTTCCCGACCGAACTGCACGACGAGTCTGGTGAGTTCTTGCGTTCCAACGGTTTCGAGTTCGGAACCACCACTGGGCGTCCGCGCCGCTGTGGTTGGTACGACGCTCCCATCGCCCGCTACACTGCGCGCGTCAACGGCGTCACCGACTTCGTGCTCACCAAGCTCGACGTGCTCACTGGCCTCAAGACCATCCCCGTCTGCGTCGCCTACGACGTTGATGGTGTGCGTTTCGATGAGATGCCGGTCTCGCAGACCGACTTCCACCACGCTGTGCCGATCTACGAAGAGTTCCCCGGCTGGGATGAAGACATCACCGGCGCTCGTGACTTCGACGACCTGCCCACGAACGCGAAAGACTACGTGCTCGCCATCGAAAAGATGAGCGGCGCCCGCATGTCGGCAATCGGCGTTGGCCCCGGCCGCGACGAAATCATCGTTCGTCACGACCTCGTCGACTAAAGCCTCGACACCCAGTTCGCACTCAAGCGGCACGCACCGGAAAGATCCGGGGCGTGCCGCTTGTGCGTTCAGTTTGGCTTACGCGCCGTCAGCTACGACCAGTACGGGCGTGAGCGGAATCAAGCTGCGCCACCGTTCCGGTAACTTTGCGTAGTTTTCAAGAACCAAAGTCACTACATCTTCGCCGGTGAGAAGGCGGAGTCCGGGACGCTGCCGTTCAATTGCGAGAGCGTCCCTCGTATATGACCCAAGAGTAACGAACAGTGACATTTCGCCTTGACCTTGGGTTCCCGCGAGTTGCTGAACCTCGGGCGCGCCTATCGTGCCGGTGAGGTGCTTGCACTGCACCTTGATCTGCGGTGGCTCTACGCCTAGCGGATCTCTATGGGCGATGACGTCGATACCCCCATCGTTCGAGTACTGGGTCACGCGCGCTTGGTATCCCAACACACGCATCAATGCAGCCGTGAACTCTTCGAAGTCTCGGTGGCTCATGTCACGATGGAGAGCTTCGAGGACGAAGTCGCGCGTGTGGCGCTCGATGCGTGAGGCTCGCGGCTCATCGCTCGAATCGTCGTCGTCATTGAGGTCAGTGACCACTTCGACTGCTTCGGCAACGCCCGAAAGCGTCGAGTCCTCAGCAGTCAACGCCGCCAAAAATTCGTTTGCGTGCTTGCGAACGCGAAACACTGTGATCGCAGAACCGATCTCGTAAAGCGCTGCTTGTGAAAACACGGTCCGGGAAAGCCCGACCTGCTTCCATTCGATCTTTCGGCGATGGCGGTGAGTCTGTGCCGCAGCTGCGTAATAGTAATCGCTTGCGATCACCCCGATGTTAACGGTCGAGTTCGGTTTGTAGGGGGCCACGATTACGTCGCCGACGCGCATTTCGTCTCGAAACCGGAACAGCACTCCTGCTTGGCCCGCGATAGACCTCGAATTAGCGTCGGGAAGCACCTCGACGAGAGCTCTTTTTAAGCCTTCACGTCCATCGGGAACGGAGTTCAAATCTGGTGTTTCATCCCAACCGACGCTGATGAAACCCTCGTCAACTAGCTCTGTGTTGAGCGTGTCGTTGTGAATGCCCCAATAGTCAGCCATTTTGCTCCATCTGCCTTTTCGATCTCAGCTTGCGAACGCCTGTATTGCTGAGGCACTCGCATTCGTAGTTTCTCGCGACGCACCGGAGTGGTTCACCCGACGACAATGGTATCGACGTTGGGTGCGCTCAGGCGTCTACGTGGCGCCAGTTCAAGGTGGACTGGTACGGTCGAAAAACCGTCGACGAGAGGAGTAATCATCAGATTCCTAAAGTATGGTTCTGCCGCGATGCTGGTCTTGCTCTTCCTCTCCCTTTTCTGGCGTCGGGAAGGCATGATCGGCGATCCGCTCGCCCTGATGCTCCTGCTCGTGGCCGTAATCGGGTTCGCGGCCTTCACTCTCGCGGTCGGTCTGCGATCGTTGACGCCCGTAAAGAGTCTTGGCGCTGTCACGATTGTGGGACTGGTGACGGTTTTTCTCGCGCTAGCAGGCACGCTTAGCTCGTTCTCGGTAATTGGTGCTGGCGGAACAGAGGGCTTCATCTACTTCCTCGTGGACATCAGCCTGGCCCTGACCGGAGTGATTCTGGTCGTTGTTGGCGCCCGGCGGACTCAATCGGAGCCGCGCGAGCGCGGTAGATCCGCGGCCGAATCCTCCGAACCTCGGTAGCCAGTGCCCTTGGGGTTTCCCCATCCGCCAGAAATTGCTGACTAATCAACGCGCTCTCACACGATCACCTAGGAGACAGCAGCATGGGCTTCACGTTTACCTCGCTCGACCTGCCAGCCGACCACGCTGCACTGATGCAGTTCATGCTGTCGAACGAGTTCCCGTTTCACGTGAACGTGAGACCGTCCCGCACTGACATTGAGCGAAGGATCTCGGAGGGAGAATTTGGCGGCCCCGATCACGCCAGCTTCTGGGTGCAATCGGAATCCGAAGGGCGCATCGGCCTCGTGGTCCTCGAAGACCTCCTCGACGACGCGCCCTTGTTCGACCTGCGGTTATCCGCGGCAGCTCGGGGCCGTGGACTGGGCGTGCCTATTCTGCAGGCCCTCACCGCTGAGGTCTTCCAACGATGGCCCAACGTCAATCGGTTCGAAGGGCAGACCCGCGAAGACAACATTGCGATGCGCAAAGCTTTCCTTCGCTCAGGGTTCATCAAGGAAGCTCACTACCGCGAAGGCTGGCCCGTGACCGGCGCACACCCGCTGGCATCAGTCGCCTATGCGATTCTTCGTCAAGACTGGGAAACGGGCGAGACCACACACTTCGTTTGGGAAGACCTCATCGCCTGAGTGACACCCGGTTTCGTGTGCGGCTCGGTAGCCAATCGAGGATTGCTGGACTGGACGACCGAAATCGGTGGATGAAAGTCCGAAATCCGCGCGTGTGGGGCCTCCGCAGGGTGGGAGTATTTGTGAGTGACCGTAACGCGCCCGCAGCCCCGCATTCTTCAGGGAACCCACGTATCCCTTGAACCCCTAACTGAAGCGCACCTTGCTGCGCTCTGGCCAGCGCTAGGCGTGCCCGCGGTATTCGCGGGAGGCTATGGCGGAGGCCCCGCCGGGCTACCCGCCGACGAGGCATCCTTCATTGAGTGGATGCGCGCCGGCTACCTCGGTTACGCCGACCGGATGCCGTTCGCCATACGCCTAAGCTCCGGCCCCGACGCAGGTCGTCTCGTGGGCGTCAGCACGCTGGGTGATCTCGACGAGGCCAACGCCAACGCCCACATCGGCTGGACCGCCTACGCTCCCACCGTGTGGGGCACCGCCGTGAACCCCGAAACGAAACTGCTGCTGCTGGGCTTTGCCTTCGACAGCGGCTACAACCGAGTGCGCCTTCAAGCGGATGCCATCAACGAGCGTTCGCGTGCTGCCATCCTCAAGCTCGGTGCGACCTTCGAGGGTATCCAGCGCCAACACCTGCTGCGGGCCGACGGTTCGTGGCGAGACACCGCTGTGTACTCCGTGATCGACACCGACTGGCCGGGCGTGAAGGCCGGGCTGCTTGGGCGGCTCGACGGCGTTGCGGCGCCCAGCGCGACCTCCGGTGACGCTGCCAAGCAGGAGCCGCGCGCGTGAGCCGTCCCGCTGCTCCCGCTGGCCGGGTTGAAAAGCACGATCACGCATCCCCACTCGGAACCTGGTTGCGGTTCGCCGGCGCCGGACTCGTCTGGGGTTCAAGCTTTCTCTTCATGAAGGTGGCTCTGGATGGCGTGAGCTTCGGGCAGGTCGCCTGGAGTCGGGCTGTTCTTGGCGCGCTCGCGCTGGTCGTCGTGTTTGCGGTCAGCCGTCGTAAGCTCCCTCGGCAGCCGATCGTGTGGGCCCACTTCACCGTCTTAGCGTTCCTCTTCGCGGTGTTCCCCTATCTACTGTTCGCGTGGGCAGAACAGTATGTGAGCTCGGGCCTCGCAAGCATTTACAACGCGACAACGCCCATCATGACGGCCATCTTTGCCACCCTCGTGTTTCGGGTTGAGAAGCTGACGCGCTCGCAGATCGCGGGCGTCACCCTCGGCATCTTCGGCGTGCTCGTGATCATCTCGCCGTGGCAAGCCGGTGACATCAGCGGCAGCCTGCTTGGGCAGCTTGCGTGCCTCGGCGCGGCCGTCTGCTACGGCGCTGCAATGAGCTACCAACGCAAGTTTGTGGCGCCATACAAAATTCCCGGCGTCACCTCCGCGACCCTCAACATCGGCATTGCTGCCGTCATCTACCTTCTGCTGACACCGTTCGTCGCCCTCGGCCCGGTGAACCTCACGCTGCCCGTCGTCGCCAGCCTGCTCGCCGTCGGGGTGCTCGGCACCGGCATGGCCTACGTGTGGAACTACCGAGTGCTCGCCGAATGGGGGCCGACCCGCACCTCTACCGTCACGTACATCACGCCCGTGATCGGCGTCATCCTCGGCATCGTCGTCTTGAAAGAAACCATGTCGTGGCATGAACCTGTCGGTGCAGCCGTTGTTCTCTTGGGCGTGCTTTTGGCTCAGGGTCGACTCAAGATTCCCGGTGGCCGGGCGCGCGCGGCGCAGAGCGAATAGCGCCGAGCGCAGTTCCGAAGGCCGAGACCGCAGAGCGCGGGCGCAGATAAAGCTTTCCTATGAATCCCATAGGCAAGTGCTGTTTCAGCGCGGGCTACGCTGCGGGTTCTGAGAAACTTAACCCGTGTCTTCCCCTTATCTTGTGCGCCGCATCGGCGTCGGTGCAGCAGCCCTCGGCGTTATCGCTGCCATCACGGCGTTCATTGTCATGGCCGCCGCGGGCGCCGAAACGGCCTCCACTGGTGCTGAGGATGCCTCTGCCGTCGCATTCGCAACCCCCGAAGTCCACGCCGTCAGCGCCACAACCGGCACTCTCGTAGGCGGAGAATCGATCACCATCACCGGCGCTTCCCTCGACGCAGTCACCGACGTTACCTTTGGCGGAGTCTCCGCCACCGACGTTGTCGTTTCCGACAGCGGAACTCTCACCGCGACAGTACCTTCGGCCGTCGACTTTCAGCCCATGACGGTCGCCATCGAAGTAGTCGCCGACGCTGAACCCGTGCTGGCCGAAGCCACGCTCGACTACACCTACGAAGCGTCCACCCCGGTCGATGACCAGATGCAGTACCTCTTGAAGCACTGGGAGGACTACAACGTCGATGAGTACGGCGACCTCAACTCGGTCGGCGGAGACTGCGCCAACTTTGCGAGCCAGTCGCTGCTCATGCGCGGCTGGACGATGACCGAAGAATGGTTCAACTACGACGCGGCTGCAGACTGGAGCGGTGCCTGGGGCTACGTTCCCACCTTCGAGAACTGGCTCACCGACAACCCTGACCTCGGGGCCACCTCGTTGAGTTTCGACCAGCGCGACCAAGTGAAGGTTGGCGACCTCGTCGTCTTCGACTGGAACGACAACGACTACCTTGACCACATCCAGGTCGTGTCTTCAGTGGAGACCGTTGACGGCGAGATCGTCATCAAGATGGTCGGCCACAACCTCGACACCAACTACCGCGACCTCGACGAAACCATCAGCGTCGATCACCCCGGCGCCACCGGACACTTCTGGAGCATTCCCTAACCTGCTGATGCCGGATGCCGGGTGCGCCGCAGCGTGGCTGCGGTGCAATTGAGTAGCGTCGTGTCTTCGAGGATCAGCCGTTCAGCGCTGCGTCGACGATCGCCTTGGCCTCTGCCTGCACGAGTCGTAGGTGCTCGGCACCCTTGAACGATTCGCCATAGATCTTGTAGACGTCTTCCGTGCCGCTGGGGCGGGCAGCGAACCACGCAAACTCTGTCGTCACCTTCACCCCGCCGATCGCAGCGCCATTACCCGGAGCCTCCGAGAGCTTCGCCGTGATCGGGTCACCAGCGAGTTCGGTGGCCGCGATTGCAGCCCCGCTCAACTTGCCCAGCTTGGCCTTCTGCTCTTTGCTGGCCGCGGCATCCACGCGTTCGTAAGCGGGGTCGCCGAACTCCTCGACAAGGTCGGCGTAGAGAACGGATGGCGTCTTGCCGGTGACCGCCAGAATTTCGCTGGCCAATAGGGCAAGCAGGATGCCGTCTTTGTCTGTCGTCCAGACAGAGCCGTCTTTGCGCAGGAAGCTCGCGCCAGCGCTCTCCTCGCCGCCGAACGCGACCGAGCCGTCAACGAGTCCGGGAACAAACCATTTGAAGCCGACGGGCACCTCGATGAGGTCGCGTCCCATCGCGGCGGCAACCCGGTCGATCATGGAACTGGAGACGAGAGTCTTGCCGACAGCGGCATCCGGGTTCCAGCCTTCGCGGTGCGTGTAGAGATACTGGATGGCGACAGCCAAATAGTGGT
Coding sequences:
- a CDS encoding DMT family transporter, which produces MSRPAAPAGRVEKHDHASPLGTWLRFAGAGLVWGSSFLFMKVALDGVSFGQVAWSRAVLGALALVVVFAVSRRKLPRQPIVWAHFTVLAFLFAVFPYLLFAWAEQYVSSGLASIYNATTPIMTAIFATLVFRVEKLTRSQIAGVTLGIFGVLVIISPWQAGDISGSLLGQLACLGAAVCYGAAMSYQRKFVAPYKIPGVTSATLNIGIAAVIYLLLTPFVALGPVNLTLPVVASLLAVGVLGTGMAYVWNYRVLAEWGPTRTSTVTYITPVIGVILGIVVLKETMSWHEPVGAAVVLLGVLLAQGRLKIPGGRARAAQSE
- a CDS encoding restriction endonuclease, coding for MADYWGIHNDTLNTELVDEGFISVGWDETPDLNSVPDGREGLKRALVEVLPDANSRSIAGQAGVLFRFRDEMRVGDVIVAPYKPNSTVNIGVIASDYYYAAAAQTHRHRRKIEWKQVGLSRTVFSQAALYEIGSAITVFRVRKHANEFLAALTAEDSTLSGVAEAVEVVTDLNDDDDSSDEPRASRIERHTRDFVLEALHRDMSHRDFEEFTAALMRVLGYQARVTQYSNDGGIDVIAHRDPLGVEPPQIKVQCKHLTGTIGAPEVQQLAGTQGQGEMSLFVTLGSYTRDALAIERQRPGLRLLTGEDVVTLVLENYAKLPERWRSLIPLTPVLVVADGA
- a CDS encoding adenylosuccinate synthase encodes the protein MPAIVIIGAQWGDEGKGKATDLLGSRIDYVVKFNGGNNAGHTVVIGDEKYALHLLPSGILTEGVTPIISNGVVIDVEVLFEELDALIARGVDVSKLLISANAHIITNYHRTLDKVTERFLGKRQIGTTGRGIGPAYADKINRVGIRVQDLFDENILRQKVEGALDQKNHLLVKVYNRRAIEVEEIVTELLSYADRLRPMVADTGLLLNQALDNGEVVLFEGGQATMLDVDHGTYPFVTSSNSTSGGAATGSGVAPNRLERIIGIVKAYTTRVGAGPFPTELHDESGEFLRSNGFEFGTTTGRPRRCGWYDAPIARYTARVNGVTDFVLTKLDVLTGLKTIPVCVAYDVDGVRFDEMPVSQTDFHHAVPIYEEFPGWDEDITGARDFDDLPTNAKDYVLAIEKMSGARMSAIGVGPGRDEIIVRHDLVD
- a CDS encoding amidase domain-containing protein produces the protein MSSPYLVRRIGVGAAALGVIAAITAFIVMAAAGAETASTGAEDASAVAFATPEVHAVSATTGTLVGGESITITGASLDAVTDVTFGGVSATDVVVSDSGTLTATVPSAVDFQPMTVAIEVVADAEPVLAEATLDYTYEASTPVDDQMQYLLKHWEDYNVDEYGDLNSVGGDCANFASQSLLMRGWTMTEEWFNYDAAADWSGAWGYVPTFENWLTDNPDLGATSLSFDQRDQVKVGDLVVFDWNDNDYLDHIQVVSSVETVDGEIVIKMVGHNLDTNYRDLDETISVDHPGATGHFWSIP
- a CDS encoding GNAT family N-acetyltransferase, whose protein sequence is MGFTFTSLDLPADHAALMQFMLSNEFPFHVNVRPSRTDIERRISEGEFGGPDHASFWVQSESEGRIGLVVLEDLLDDAPLFDLRLSAAARGRGLGVPILQALTAEVFQRWPNVNRFEGQTREDNIAMRKAFLRSGFIKEAHYREGWPVTGAHPLASVAYAILRQDWETGETTHFVWEDLIA
- a CDS encoding GNAT family N-acetyltransferase — translated: MTVTRPQPRILQGTHVSLEPLTEAHLAALWPALGVPAVFAGGYGGGPAGLPADEASFIEWMRAGYLGYADRMPFAIRLSSGPDAGRLVGVSTLGDLDEANANAHIGWTAYAPTVWGTAVNPETKLLLLGFAFDSGYNRVRLQADAINERSRAAILKLGATFEGIQRQHLLRADGSWRDTAVYSVIDTDWPGVKAGLLGRLDGVAAPSATSGDAAKQEPRA